The following proteins come from a genomic window of Microscilla marina ATCC 23134:
- a CDS encoding tetratricopeptide repeat protein encodes MKIQLIIILTLITVCNVEARSLSTDSLEKLLPTTQKTSHRIDILSKLTWQLRNSDLKKALSYGLQHIALIRKSGNPQALAQANNYVGIIYRNLGDYSQAMRYHYKALTLAQQHQVIDQKAYCYNNIGDLLGRQGNLLDARKNIQRAIDLFVQLKNDRGEAYGYLRLGEVLQQEGKYDEALTAFFKALDLRKKMKAAKADLSAPLQRIGVLYGVQHKYKEAMLYLGKALRQDVVNQDIRGMCSVQNDMSAIYLQQNKTQEVIRQATDTWQHASEIMAKPIMYRTARLLQQAYEKQKNYVKAYYYQQQYVSTLEDFLNEQRGNQLDALRYSHQLEKQQVELDLKDKDIQLLQQAQKEHRLRQSLVYALFAAIVLLGGLITALVRGNLRKKKANHLLQNRNQEIAEKNYEIVVQNKELHAQQEEIRAQHDSIELQNRHITQSIQAAKTIQEAILPQEERIKQMFEQYFVIYRPRDVVSGDFYWAGKVGNTRILGAIDCTGHGVPGAFMSMIGFALLNEIIKTKKVTNPGEVLTRLRLEVKKALSQEETRNKDGMDAGLIAVEDQSDGKVKVAFAGAKRPLWYMTKDCSRLQVVEGSRVSIGLTYQDKRVIETKTYLFDKGTQLYLSSDGFADQNNVARRKFGTKRLLELIYMIGKYPLYKQKKVLDNDLDEFMRDTEQRDDILLMGVKL; translated from the coding sequence ATGAAGATCCAGCTTATTATTATCTTAACCCTGATTACTGTTTGTAATGTAGAGGCGCGAAGCCTCAGCACTGATAGTTTGGAAAAACTGTTGCCTACTACTCAAAAAACCTCCCATCGAATAGATATTTTAAGCAAGCTTACCTGGCAACTTCGTAATTCAGACTTAAAAAAAGCCCTGAGTTATGGTTTACAACACATCGCTTTGATTCGCAAGTCAGGGAATCCACAAGCATTGGCGCAAGCAAATAATTATGTAGGAATTATTTATCGTAATTTGGGAGACTACTCTCAAGCAATGCGTTATCATTATAAAGCGCTCACCCTTGCCCAACAACACCAGGTGATCGACCAAAAAGCATATTGTTATAACAATATTGGCGACTTGTTGGGGAGGCAGGGTAACTTGTTGGATGCCCGGAAAAATATACAACGTGCCATCGACCTGTTTGTCCAACTTAAAAATGATCGGGGAGAGGCCTATGGTTACTTGAGGCTTGGCGAAGTGCTACAGCAAGAAGGGAAGTATGACGAAGCATTGACTGCTTTTTTTAAAGCCCTTGATCTTAGAAAAAAAATGAAAGCAGCAAAAGCCGATCTAAGTGCCCCACTGCAACGGATTGGTGTATTGTATGGAGTTCAACATAAATACAAAGAAGCAATGCTGTATTTAGGCAAGGCACTCAGGCAGGACGTGGTCAATCAGGACATACGTGGAATGTGTAGTGTACAAAACGACATGTCTGCCATTTATTTACAACAAAACAAGACACAGGAAGTAATCAGGCAGGCAACTGATACCTGGCAACACGCCTCAGAAATAATGGCAAAGCCTATCATGTATCGTACTGCCCGCTTGTTGCAGCAAGCCTACGAAAAACAAAAAAACTATGTCAAGGCTTACTACTATCAGCAACAATACGTGAGCACGCTCGAAGATTTTTTGAATGAACAAAGAGGAAACCAGTTGGATGCGTTGAGGTATAGTCATCAATTAGAAAAACAGCAAGTAGAGCTTGACCTAAAAGATAAAGACATACAATTGCTGCAGCAGGCACAAAAAGAACACCGCTTAAGGCAAAGTTTGGTGTATGCCTTGTTTGCGGCTATAGTACTACTGGGTGGCTTGATTACAGCCTTGGTTAGGGGCAACCTTCGTAAGAAAAAAGCCAACCACCTGTTACAAAACAGAAACCAGGAAATTGCAGAGAAAAATTACGAGATTGTTGTGCAAAACAAAGAGTTACACGCCCAACAAGAAGAAATACGGGCTCAACATGATTCTATAGAGCTACAAAACCGACACATTACCCAAAGCATTCAAGCTGCCAAAACTATTCAAGAGGCAATCCTTCCTCAGGAAGAACGCATCAAGCAAATGTTTGAGCAATACTTTGTGATTTACCGTCCACGCGATGTAGTGTCGGGCGATTTTTACTGGGCAGGCAAAGTAGGCAATACCCGTATTTTGGGTGCCATTGATTGCACCGGACACGGAGTGCCAGGGGCGTTTATGAGTATGATTGGTTTTGCTTTGCTGAATGAAATTATAAAAACTAAGAAAGTAACCAACCCTGGAGAAGTGCTCACCAGGCTAAGGCTCGAAGTGAAAAAAGCGTTGAGCCAGGAAGAAACCCGCAACAAGGATGGAATGGATGCTGGATTGATAGCCGTAGAGGATCAGAGTGATGGCAAGGTGAAAGTAGCCTTTGCTGGTGCCAAGCGTCCATTGTGGTATATGACCAAAGATTGCTCACGCTTACAGGTAGTAGAGGGTAGCAGGGTTTCAATAGGGCTTACCTATCAAGACAAAAGAGTCATAGAAACCAAAACGTACTTGTTTGACAAAGGAACTCAACTTTATTTGAGTTCCGATGGTTTTGCCGACCAAAACAATGTAGCCCGCCGGAAGTTTGGCACTAAACGACTGCTTGAGTTAATCTATATGATTGGCAAGTATCCTTTGTATAAACAGAAAAAAGTCTTGGACAATGATTTGGATGAGTTTATGAGAGACACGGAGCAACGCGATGATATTTTGTTGATGGGAGTAAAGCTGTAA
- a CDS encoding glycerophosphodiester phosphodiesterase family protein, translated as MTKLLAFLSIALFMFTACNVTKSDQQTQHDTTSVDRISKVFDLQGHRGARGFYPENTLPAFLEAVNRGVRTIELDVVVSADSQLVVSHEPFLNHTICLDTAGKAIAEADEKKWNIYQMTMAQVRKCDCGSLGNPNFKEQKKRKVSKPALSIAIRAIEAYVHSRGIRNVYYNIETKSRPEWDSTYHPAPTVFARLLFKELSKLNVLHRAFIQSFDIRTLQAFKKLNPQSKLVLLVSNKLSFEENLQKLGFAPAVYSPYYQLVTPQLIAQAHARQIQVIPWTVNTQETADTLKKMGVDGLITDYPGQIK; from the coding sequence ATGACTAAACTACTCGCTTTTTTAAGCATTGCACTGTTTATGTTCACTGCTTGTAATGTGACCAAATCTGACCAACAAACCCAACATGATACTACGTCGGTAGATAGAATAAGTAAAGTGTTTGATTTGCAAGGACACCGGGGCGCTCGTGGGTTTTACCCCGAAAACACGCTCCCTGCATTTTTAGAAGCAGTAAACCGCGGAGTGCGCACTATAGAGTTAGATGTAGTAGTAAGCGCCGATAGTCAGTTGGTAGTATCACACGAGCCTTTTTTAAATCATACCATATGTTTAGATACTGCGGGCAAAGCTATAGCTGAAGCAGATGAAAAGAAATGGAACATTTACCAAATGACTATGGCACAGGTACGTAAGTGTGATTGTGGTAGTTTGGGCAATCCTAACTTCAAAGAACAGAAGAAACGCAAAGTATCTAAACCTGCCTTGTCAATTGCTATTCGTGCTATAGAGGCCTACGTACACAGTCGTGGTATACGCAATGTGTATTATAATATAGAAACCAAGTCGCGCCCCGAATGGGATAGCACTTATCACCCTGCCCCAACAGTATTTGCCCGTTTGTTGTTCAAAGAGTTGAGTAAATTGAACGTTTTACACCGTGCCTTTATTCAATCGTTTGATATACGTACCCTGCAGGCATTCAAAAAGTTGAACCCCCAATCAAAGCTGGTTCTATTGGTAAGCAATAAGTTAAGCTTTGAAGAAAACCTGCAAAAGTTGGGGTTTGCTCCAGCTGTATACAGCCCCTATTATCAATTAGTCACTCCTCAATTAATTGCTCAAGCACACGCCCGGCAAATTCAGGTAATTCCCTGGACTGTGAATACACAAGAAACAGCAGATACACTTAAAAAAATGGGAGTGGACGGTTTAATCACCGACTATCCGGGGCAAATTAAGTAA
- the atpD gene encoding F0F1 ATP synthase subunit beta has product MANVGKITQVIGPVVDVSFTDEKSHLPKILNALEVTKENGQVVILECQQHLGEDTVRTIAMEGTEGLQRGMDVTDKEGPISMPTGDGIKGRLFNVVGEAIDGIENPKTDRRVSIHRAAPTFDQLTTETEVLFTGIKVIDLLEPYAKGGKIGLFGGAGVGKTVLIQELINNIAKAYAGVSVFAGVGERTREGNDLLREMIESGIVNYGEEFEKALHEGGWPLDKIDREKLKESKATFVFGQMNEPPGARARVALSGLSIAEYFRDGDGTGKGNDILFFIDNIFRFTQAGSEVSALLGRMPSAVGYQPTLATEMGVMQERITSTKRGSITSVQAIYVPADDLTDPAPATTFAHLDATTVLSRKLASLGIYPAVDPLDSTSRILTADILGEEHYNIAQRVKETLQRYNELQDIIAILGLDELSDDDRKVVNKARRIQRFLSQPFHVAEQFTGLTGALVDIKDTIKGFKMLLDDDSLLKYPEPAFNLKGTIEEAIEAGEQMLKEAAERS; this is encoded by the coding sequence ATGGCAAACGTTGGTAAAATTACGCAAGTAATCGGTCCCGTAGTAGACGTTAGTTTTACAGATGAAAAGAGTCATCTACCTAAAATATTGAATGCCCTTGAAGTAACCAAAGAAAATGGACAGGTAGTGATTTTGGAATGTCAGCAACACCTTGGTGAAGACACCGTCCGTACCATTGCGATGGAAGGTACTGAGGGCTTACAAAGAGGAATGGATGTAACTGACAAAGAAGGTCCTATTTCTATGCCTACTGGCGATGGAATCAAAGGCAGACTGTTTAATGTGGTAGGTGAAGCCATTGACGGTATTGAAAACCCCAAAACTGATCGTCGCGTGTCTATCCACCGTGCTGCTCCTACCTTTGATCAGTTGACTACTGAAACTGAGGTACTTTTTACAGGTATTAAAGTAATTGACTTACTCGAGCCTTATGCCAAAGGAGGTAAAATTGGTTTGTTTGGTGGTGCTGGAGTAGGTAAAACCGTATTGATCCAGGAATTGATCAACAACATTGCAAAAGCTTATGCAGGGGTTTCTGTATTTGCTGGTGTAGGTGAGCGTACTCGTGAAGGTAACGATTTGCTTCGTGAGATGATCGAATCAGGAATTGTAAACTACGGTGAAGAATTTGAAAAGGCATTGCATGAAGGTGGTTGGCCTTTAGACAAAATTGACCGCGAAAAGTTGAAAGAATCAAAAGCAACTTTCGTATTTGGTCAAATGAACGAACCTCCAGGGGCACGTGCTCGTGTAGCCCTTTCAGGGTTAAGTATTGCTGAGTACTTCCGTGATGGTGATGGTACTGGCAAAGGAAACGATATTCTTTTCTTTATTGATAACATCTTCCGCTTTACTCAGGCTGGTTCTGAGGTATCGGCTCTTTTAGGTCGTATGCCTTCTGCGGTAGGTTACCAACCAACACTTGCCACTGAGATGGGTGTAATGCAGGAACGTATTACTTCTACCAAGCGTGGTTCTATTACTTCCGTACAAGCGATTTATGTACCTGCGGATGACTTGACTGACCCTGCTCCTGCAACTACATTTGCTCACTTGGATGCAACCACGGTACTTTCTCGTAAATTAGCTTCTCTTGGTATTTACCCTGCGGTAGACCCACTGGATTCTACTTCTCGTATCTTGACTGCTGACATTTTGGGTGAAGAGCACTATAACATTGCTCAGCGAGTAAAAGAAACTCTACAACGTTACAACGAACTTCAGGATATCATTGCGATTCTTGGTTTGGATGAACTTTCTGACGATGACCGTAAGGTAGTAAACAAAGCTCGTCGTATCCAACGTTTCTTGTCTCAGCCTTTCCACGTTGCTGAGCAATTTACTGGTTTGACTGGTGCATTGGTAGACATTAAAGATACTATCAAAGGATTTAAGATGTTACTTGATGATGATTCTTTGTTGAAGTACCCAGAACCTGCGTTCAACTTGAAAGGTACTATCGAAGAAGCCATTGAAGCAGGCGAACAAATGCTTAAAGAAGCCGCCGAGCGTTCATAA
- a CDS encoding tetratricopeptide repeat protein, whose translation MRLLFIITFAFMFGYGNSQAQNTKTDSLENLLSITTDTVQKIAILDALTWEFRNSDLKKSLDYGLRNIALIQQSQYPEKLPDTYGYVGIIYRNLGDYSQSMAYHYKALKLAKRYKIVSREAYSYNNIGDVLQRQNHFSAAITNIQKAIDLFTQLNHKKGQAYGYLRLGEVFKKQKRYREALEVFFKVLEIKSQPNADVSTVLQRIGNIYSKQGKYKEAILYLNKALNQDIITQDILGVCNVQNDMSAIYLQQNNPQKVIRQATKTWQKASEIMAKPIMYKTARLLQQAYEKQNNYIKAYYYQKQYIKTLEDFLNEQRGTQLDALKFSHQLEKQQVELDLKDKNIQLLKQAQKEHRLRQSLVYALFAAIVLLGGLITALVRGNLRKKKANRLLQNRNQEIAEKNHEIVVQNRELHIQQEEIQAQHNAIELRNRHITQSIQAAKTIQEAILPQQVRIKQMFAQYFVLYRPRDVVSGDFYWAGKVGNTRILGAIDCTGHGVPGAFMSLIGFALLNEIINTKKITNPAEILTMLRLEVKQALKQDETLNRDGMDAGLVAIEDQPDGKVKVDFAGAKRPLWYITKDSDAMQVVEGSRVSIGLTYKNKRAIENNTYILDKGTLLYLSSDGFVDQNKVTRDKFGVKRLTELIYTLSNQDLSEQKQALDEALDEFMAGTEQRDDILLMGVKL comes from the coding sequence ATGAGACTTCTGTTTATTATCACCTTTGCCTTTATGTTTGGTTATGGCAACTCGCAAGCCCAAAACACAAAAACAGATAGTTTGGAAAACCTGTTGTCTATTACCACCGATACTGTTCAGAAAATAGCTATTTTAGATGCACTTACCTGGGAGTTCCGTAATTCAGACCTGAAAAAATCGTTAGACTACGGCTTACGCAATATAGCTTTGATTCAGCAATCTCAGTACCCCGAAAAGTTGCCAGATACTTACGGTTATGTAGGCATAATTTACCGCAATCTGGGCGATTACTCACAGTCAATGGCATACCATTATAAAGCACTAAAACTGGCAAAACGGTATAAGATAGTTAGTCGGGAAGCTTATTCTTATAACAATATAGGAGACGTGCTTCAGCGGCAAAATCATTTTTCAGCCGCGATCACTAACATACAAAAGGCCATTGACCTGTTTACCCAACTCAACCATAAAAAAGGGCAAGCCTATGGGTACTTAAGATTGGGTGAAGTTTTTAAAAAGCAAAAACGTTATCGAGAGGCTCTGGAGGTTTTTTTTAAGGTGCTTGAGATTAAAAGTCAACCCAATGCAGACGTGAGCACTGTGTTGCAACGCATAGGTAACATATATAGCAAACAAGGCAAATATAAGGAGGCTATATTGTACTTAAATAAAGCACTCAACCAGGATATAATTACACAGGATATTCTGGGGGTGTGCAATGTGCAGAATGACATGTCTGCTATTTATTTACAGCAAAATAACCCCCAAAAAGTGATCAGGCAAGCCACCAAAACCTGGCAAAAAGCCTCTGAGATAATGGCAAAGCCTATTATGTATAAAACCGCTCGCCTGTTACAACAAGCCTACGAAAAGCAAAATAACTATATCAAAGCTTACTACTATCAAAAACAATATATCAAGACGCTCGAAGATTTTTTGAATGAACAAAGAGGTACCCAACTGGATGCCCTCAAGTTTAGCCATCAATTAGAAAAGCAACAGGTAGAGCTTGACCTAAAAGACAAGAACATACAGTTGTTAAAGCAGGCGCAAAAAGAGCATCGTTTGAGGCAGAGTTTGGTGTATGCCTTGTTTGCGGCTATAGTATTATTGGGTGGCTTGATTACCGCCTTGGTTAGGGGCAACCTTCGTAAGAAAAAAGCCAATCGTTTATTGCAAAACAGAAATCAGGAGATTGCGGAGAAAAACCATGAGATTGTTGTGCAAAATCGAGAGTTGCATATTCAGCAAGAGGAAATACAGGCACAACACAACGCTATAGAACTGCGAAACCGACACATTACCCAAAGTATTCAAGCCGCCAAAACTATTCAGGAAGCTATCTTGCCCCAACAAGTGCGCATCAAGCAAATGTTTGCCCAATACTTTGTACTTTATCGCCCCCGTGATGTGGTGTCGGGCGATTTTTATTGGGCAGGCAAGGTAGGCAATACCCGTATTTTGGGTGCCATTGATTGTACCGGACACGGAGTGCCAGGGGCGTTTATGAGTTTGATTGGTTTTGCTTTGCTGAATGAAATTATCAATACAAAGAAAATAACCAACCCTGCAGAAATACTCACTATGCTTAGGCTTGAGGTTAAACAAGCTTTAAAACAAGACGAAACCCTCAACCGGGATGGAATGGATGCTGGGCTGGTAGCCATAGAAGACCAGCCTGATGGCAAGGTAAAGGTAGATTTTGCGGGTGCCAAGCGCCCCTTGTGGTATATTACCAAAGATAGTGACGCCATGCAAGTAGTAGAGGGGAGCAGGGTGTCGATAGGGCTTACTTATAAGAATAAAAGAGCCATTGAAAATAACACGTATATACTAGATAAGGGTACTTTACTTTATTTAAGTTCCGATGGTTTTGTTGACCAAAACAAGGTAACCCGTGATAAATTTGGAGTGAAAAGGCTTACCGAATTGATTTATACCTTAAGTAATCAAGATTTATCTGAGCAAAAACAAGCATTGGATGAGGCGTTAGATGAGTTTATGGCAGGTACCGAGCAACGCGATGATATTTTGCTAATGGGAGTAAAGTTGTGA
- a CDS encoding tetratricopeptide repeat protein, translated as MRLLFTVIFILMFGYDNLQAQSAKTDSLEKLLPLTTDTSQQIAILSKLTWQFRYSNLKKALHYGLRNIALIQQSIYKKELPQANGYVGVIYRNLGDYSQAIIYHYKALKLAKKHQVLIQEAYSYNNIGDILQRQNHFSDATTNIKRAIDLFVRLKNKKGEAYGYLRLGEVLQKQQHYQKALKAFLKALTIRKKMDVKQADLSAPLHRIGVLYSVQGKYKEAMLYLSKVLRQYETKNDILGICSLQNDISAIYLQQNNTKEVISQATKTWKKASEVTAKPIMYRSARLLQKAYEKQQNYTKAYYYQQLYINTLEDFLNEQRGNQLDALKYSHQLDKQQVALDLKDKDIQLLQQAQKEHRLRRGLVYALLIGIFLLACLITVLFRGNMRKKKANHLLQNRNQEIAEKSQEIIVQNKELQAQQEEIRVQHDTIERRNHHITQSIKAAKTIQEAILPQETRIKQMFEQYFVLYRPRDVVSGDFYWAGRVDNTRILGAIDCTGHGVPGAFMSMIGFALLNEIINTKKITHPGQVLTYLRQEVKKALRQEETHNKDGMDAGIIAVEDQPDGKVKLEFSGAKRPLWYITKESESVEIIDGSRVSIGQAYMDKRVIENRTYIFDKGTLLYLSSDGFADQNNVDRRKFGVKRLTELIYTISNKDLSEQKQALDKVLDDFMTSTEQRDDILLMGVRL; from the coding sequence ATGAGACTCCTGTTTACTGTCATTTTTATCCTTATGTTTGGTTATGACAACCTGCAAGCCCAAAGCGCAAAAACAGATAGTTTGGAAAAACTATTGCCTCTCACCACTGATACTTCTCAACAAATCGCCATTTTGAGCAAACTTACCTGGCAATTTCGTTACTCTAATCTGAAAAAAGCCCTGCATTATGGTTTACGCAACATAGCTTTAATCCAACAATCTATATACAAAAAAGAATTGCCCCAGGCAAATGGTTACGTGGGGGTGATCTACCGCAATTTGGGAGATTATTCTCAGGCAATAATCTATCATTATAAAGCACTAAAATTGGCAAAAAAGCATCAGGTACTCATTCAAGAAGCTTATTCTTACAATAATATTGGGGATATACTTCAACGGCAAAATCATTTCTCTGATGCAACAACGAATATAAAACGAGCGATTGACCTATTTGTCCGCCTCAAAAACAAAAAAGGGGAGGCTTATGGGTACCTAAGGTTGGGAGAGGTATTGCAAAAGCAACAGCATTATCAGAAGGCTTTAAAGGCTTTTTTGAAAGCGCTCACCATCAGAAAAAAGATGGATGTCAAACAGGCTGACTTGAGTGCGCCATTGCATCGTATTGGAGTATTGTATAGTGTGCAAGGTAAGTATAAAGAAGCCATGTTGTATTTGAGCAAGGTGTTGAGGCAGTATGAGACTAAAAATGATATTTTGGGTATTTGCAGCTTACAAAATGATATATCAGCCATTTATTTGCAGCAAAATAATACGAAAGAGGTGATCAGCCAGGCAACCAAAACCTGGAAAAAAGCCTCAGAAGTAACGGCAAAACCAATTATGTATCGAAGTGCTCGCCTATTGCAAAAAGCTTATGAAAAGCAACAAAACTATACTAAGGCCTATTATTATCAACAGCTATATATTAATACCTTGGAAGATTTTTTAAATGAGCAGAGAGGCAATCAACTAGATGCACTTAAGTACAGTCATCAATTGGATAAGCAACAGGTAGCACTAGACCTAAAAGACAAAGACATTCAATTATTGCAGCAGGCACAAAAAGAACATCGATTAAGGCGAGGGCTGGTGTATGCACTGTTGATAGGTATATTTTTATTGGCTTGCCTGATTACAGTACTTTTTAGGGGTAACATGCGCAAGAAAAAAGCCAATCATTTATTACAAAACAGGAACCAGGAAATTGCAGAGAAGAGTCAGGAAATCATTGTTCAAAACAAAGAGTTACAGGCTCAACAAGAAGAAATACGTGTCCAGCATGATACCATAGAGCGTCGAAATCACCACATCACCCAAAGCATTAAAGCTGCCAAAACCATTCAGGAAGCCATTTTGCCTCAGGAAACACGCATCAAGCAAATGTTTGAACAGTATTTTGTGCTTTATCGTCCACGCGACGTGGTTTCAGGTGATTTTTATTGGGCAGGGCGGGTAGATAACACCCGCATTTTGGGTGCCATTGATTGTACTGGACACGGGGTGCCCGGGGCTTTTATGAGTATGATTGGATTTGCGTTGTTGAATGAAATCATCAATACAAAAAAGATCACCCATCCAGGACAAGTACTAACCTACCTGAGGCAGGAAGTAAAAAAAGCTTTGCGACAAGAAGAAACCCACAACAAAGACGGAATGGACGCTGGAATAATAGCTGTGGAAGACCAGCCTGATGGCAAGGTAAAGCTGGAGTTTTCTGGTGCCAAGCGCCCTTTGTGGTATATTACTAAAGAGAGTGAAAGTGTAGAAATAATAGATGGCAGTAGGGTATCAATAGGGCAGGCTTATATGGACAAAAGAGTGATTGAAAACCGCACTTATATATTTGACAAAGGTACCTTACTTTATTTGAGCTCAGATGGCTTTGCTGACCAAAACAATGTAGATCGTCGAAAGTTTGGAGTGAAAAGACTCACCGAATTGATTTATACCATAAGTAATAAAGATTTATCTGAGCAAAAACAAGCATTGGATAAAGTGTTAGATGATTTTATGACGAGTACTGAACAACGCGATGATATTTTGCTGATGGGAGTGAGGTTATAA